From Thalassococcus sp. S3, one genomic window encodes:
- a CDS encoding polysaccharide biosynthesis/export family protein has product MILRAFALVAVIGLGACTPSDGPTSSRIQSDARADNVPILQLQPSVLQALGKPAPNAGLSHFMARPYTPGTIKPGDIVSVRIFQTSEDGVFSVADSNVLDLGDFAVQPGGSVSVPFVGNIRVAGSSVVSAQRVITDRLRETAIDPQATVSISLSASDNYTVQGSVAQGGTYPLTPRGERILDAVAAGGGSAGKPENTIVSLIRGGNTGRQSLDRIIADPGQNVPLQPGDIVVVGGGDATFIADGAVGSAGEFNFVEGQFSLAQAIARAGGLQDSRANARAVYLFRRQPPGESFLLRRANGETDRIFGDVIFRADYKDPTDRLNAREFQLRNGDVLFVGNAPLANFAKFFQIFERPPEVPAPPSLESPF; this is encoded by the coding sequence ATGATACTTCGAGCTTTCGCGCTCGTGGCCGTAATCGGCCTCGGCGCATGCACGCCGTCGGACGGACCGACATCCTCTCGCATCCAGTCGGATGCACGCGCCGACAACGTTCCGATCCTGCAGCTTCAACCAAGCGTGTTGCAAGCGCTGGGCAAACCGGCGCCGAATGCGGGACTGTCGCATTTCATGGCCCGCCCCTATACGCCCGGAACCATCAAACCGGGAGACATCGTGAGTGTCCGGATCTTCCAGACCAGCGAAGATGGCGTGTTCTCGGTCGCTGACAGCAATGTTCTCGATCTTGGCGATTTCGCCGTGCAGCCGGGCGGCTCGGTCTCTGTGCCCTTTGTCGGGAACATCCGCGTGGCCGGGTCAAGCGTGGTCTCGGCCCAGAGGGTGATCACGGACCGCCTGCGCGAAACCGCGATCGATCCACAGGCGACGGTCAGCATCTCGCTCAGCGCAAGCGACAACTACACCGTTCAAGGCAGCGTGGCACAGGGTGGCACTTATCCTTTGACGCCACGGGGCGAACGGATACTCGATGCGGTGGCTGCGGGTGGCGGCTCTGCCGGCAAGCCAGAAAATACCATTGTGAGCCTGATCCGCGGTGGCAATACCGGTCGCCAAAGCCTTGATCGGATCATCGCCGACCCAGGCCAGAACGTGCCTTTGCAACCCGGCGATATCGTTGTTGTCGGTGGCGGCGATGCCACGTTCATAGCTGATGGCGCTGTGGGCAGCGCGGGTGAGTTCAACTTTGTCGAAGGTCAGTTCAGCCTTGCGCAGGCCATCGCCCGCGCGGGCGGTCTGCAGGATTCCCGCGCCAATGCGCGCGCCGTCTATCTTTTCCGCCGCCAGCCGCCCGGGGAAAGCTTTCTGCTGCGCCGTGCAAATGGCGAGACCGACCGGATCTTTGGCGACGTGATCTTTCGCGCAGATTACAAGGATCCGACAGATCGTCTGAATGCGCGGGAGTTCCAGCTTCGCAACGGGGACGTTCTTTTCGTCGGCAACGCACCGCTGGCGAATTTCGCGAAGTTCTTCCAGATCTTCGAACGTCCCCCGGAAGTCCCGGCCCCGCCAAGCCTAGAAAGCCCGTTCTAG
- the hisH gene encoding imidazole glycerol phosphate synthase subunit HisH, with product MLTAIIDYESGNLHSAEKAFQRMAGEVEAGEVVVTSEADVVARADRVVLPGDGAFPACAAALRGRSGLYDALRHAVEDKGRPFLGICVGMQLMARIGREYQDTDGLNWIGGEVVRINPSDAALKVPHMGWNDLDINANHPVFDGVQSGDHAYFVHSYHMHVSDPSDRLAHVEYGGEVTAVIGRDTMIGMQFHPEKSQATGLRLIANFLRWTP from the coding sequence ATGCTGACCGCGATTATCGACTATGAAAGCGGAAATCTTCATTCCGCTGAAAAGGCGTTTCAACGCATGGCAGGCGAAGTGGAGGCCGGCGAGGTTGTGGTGACCTCGGAGGCGGACGTCGTCGCGCGCGCGGACCGCGTGGTGCTGCCCGGCGACGGCGCCTTTCCGGCCTGCGCGGCAGCCCTGCGGGGGCGCAGCGGTCTCTACGACGCCCTGCGCCACGCGGTGGAAGACAAGGGGCGCCCCTTTCTGGGGATCTGCGTTGGCATGCAATTGATGGCCCGCATCGGACGGGAATATCAGGACACCGACGGTTTGAACTGGATCGGCGGGGAGGTCGTGCGGATCAACCCCAGCGATGCCGCGCTCAAAGTGCCGCATATGGGCTGGAACGATCTGGACATCAACGCAAATCATCCTGTGTTCGACGGCGTCCAGAGCGGTGATCACGCCTATTTCGTACACTCCTACCACATGCACGTCTCAGACCCTTCCGACCGGCTGGCCCATGTCGAATATGGCGGAGAGGTCACGGCAGTTATCGGTCGGGACACGATGATCGGCATGCAGTTTCACCCTGAAAAGAGCCAGGCAACCGGATTGCGGCTGATCGCGAATTTCCTGCGCTGGACCCCATAG
- the tssM gene encoding type VI secretion system membrane subunit TssM, producing MNPLGLWTNLRSQIDSYASVVGPRFIALIWVGAICAIIWIFGPRLTLFGDQPLAPVPRRLIAIAIVLGIWAIWSIISWWRQRRAGKALEDAVAESPEDRAASETKAEIAELRDRLSAAMKMMRKLTKRPFGYAYEYPWYLMMGAPGAGKTTLLTKSGLRFPLGDALRAEPVQGVGGTRNCNWWFADRAILIDTAGRYTTQDTGQERDSAGFLGFLSMLRRKRRAQPINGVLLTLSLTDLLTQPPEDRLREIRAIRQRLSEIEETLGARIPVYMVLTKADKLTGFGRFFDSLGAQARKQVWGITFPYDEAQEPGRTPDIFSREYQALLVRLNAMLVERLQQETDIDQRGRIFRFPAQVSALHDALREIVEELSSGSANVAEPLLRGIYFASATQDEAANVAPRGVPQAASAMNRTYFVERLFTEVILGEAALISRDSRVSRRQKIATGLGYGFAACAAIFLATSWTAGFAHNRQALNQIDGQLASYEQRAQNIPIREIEDTDFLRVLPALETLARTPAAFEEAGAGPVPLHRVAFGMDRSNRIENAHAGTYAEALGAYLLPRYLVALQNRLKDPEIEQAEAFETLKHYLSLAGLGPIDRDGLLAQAERIFLGLYPDEGRAPTRETLMGHMEAMLDKGRLPILAIDEQLVAETRETIADRGPALRVLDLLADRPAARALPDWSVTAAIGPSARAAFGVEARAIDGLLTREGYYSVVLPQIGPLSEVAAGEGWVRGPGGQISATPSEISVDAVELYWQQFAAAWRGAVSDISIAQAGTLSEAADLVSLVSAEADPIGRLAASIAEQSDLVSPPGGGLVMNAASLPFDLLAAPDPYAPLRRALSPQGEDDGPLAALTPILDAVYTEITRLDTRDPSAAEALASETALSDAAQALVAEGRQMPQPVDGWVVSLAARVTDAAVGQARAEANRLWQAQGAGQCRRSVEGRYPFFRASSTDVTLTDFTQTFGPSGLFASFFSEHLADFVDTTRDPWRWRGGLGLEDADTTALAQFQRADAIRRAFFPAGSETPRVEIALDLIELDPEANVVLVEIGSARTAHRRELASDEGLSWPPEGGVERARIMLLPGGRASALSVSGPWAPYRLFERARVEPVSDNQFNAFFTVDGRAVALRVTSGSVNNPFRLEALTAFRCPEQF from the coding sequence ATGAACCCGCTTGGCCTCTGGACTAATCTTCGCTCGCAGATCGACAGCTATGCCTCTGTCGTGGGCCCCCGCTTCATTGCGCTGATCTGGGTTGGCGCGATCTGCGCCATTATCTGGATCTTCGGACCCCGGCTGACATTGTTCGGCGATCAGCCCCTCGCCCCGGTGCCGCGCCGCCTGATCGCGATCGCCATCGTGCTGGGGATATGGGCGATCTGGTCGATTATCTCGTGGTGGCGGCAGCGCCGCGCCGGCAAAGCGCTTGAAGACGCCGTCGCCGAAAGCCCCGAGGACCGCGCCGCATCCGAGACCAAGGCCGAAATCGCCGAACTGCGCGACCGTCTGTCGGCGGCGATGAAGATGATGCGCAAGCTGACCAAGCGACCCTTCGGCTATGCGTATGAATATCCGTGGTATCTGATGATGGGCGCCCCTGGTGCGGGCAAGACGACGCTCCTGACCAAATCGGGTCTGCGTTTTCCCCTGGGCGATGCGCTCAGGGCCGAGCCGGTGCAGGGCGTGGGCGGAACGCGCAACTGCAACTGGTGGTTCGCCGACCGTGCCATCCTGATCGACACCGCCGGACGCTACACCACGCAGGATACCGGGCAGGAACGCGACAGCGCGGGTTTCCTGGGCTTTCTGTCGATGCTGCGCCGCAAGCGCCGGGCGCAACCGATCAACGGCGTTCTGCTGACCCTGTCGCTGACCGATCTTCTCACCCAGCCGCCCGAGGACCGCCTGCGCGAGATCCGCGCCATCCGCCAACGCCTGTCGGAGATCGAAGAAACGCTGGGCGCCCGCATTCCCGTCTACATGGTACTGACCAAAGCGGACAAGCTGACCGGGTTCGGCCGCTTTTTCGACAGCCTGGGCGCGCAGGCGCGCAAACAGGTCTGGGGCATCACCTTTCCTTACGACGAGGCGCAGGAGCCCGGGCGCACGCCCGACATCTTCTCCCGCGAGTATCAGGCGCTTCTGGTGCGGCTGAACGCAATGTTGGTCGAACGGCTGCAACAGGAAACCGATATCGACCAGCGCGGACGCATCTTCCGCTTTCCCGCCCAGGTCAGCGCGCTTCACGATGCGTTGCGTGAGATCGTCGAAGAGCTGTCCTCCGGCAGCGCCAATGTGGCCGAACCGCTTTTAAGGGGCATCTACTTTGCCTCTGCGACCCAGGACGAGGCCGCAAATGTCGCCCCGCGCGGTGTGCCGCAGGCCGCCAGCGCGATGAACCGCACCTATTTCGTCGAGCGGCTTTTTACCGAGGTGATCTTGGGCGAAGCGGCCTTGATCTCCCGCGACAGCCGTGTATCGCGCCGGCAGAAGATCGCAACCGGGCTTGGCTATGGCTTTGCCGCCTGCGCGGCGATCTTTTTGGCGACCTCGTGGACCGCCGGGTTTGCTCATAACAGGCAGGCTTTGAACCAGATCGACGGGCAGCTTGCGAGCTATGAACAGCGTGCCCAGAACATCCCGATCCGGGAGATCGAAGATACCGATTTCCTGCGCGTTCTTCCGGCGCTGGAAACGCTCGCCCGGACGCCTGCGGCCTTTGAAGAGGCAGGCGCCGGTCCGGTGCCGCTTCACCGTGTGGCCTTCGGCATGGACCGGTCGAACCGGATCGAGAATGCGCATGCGGGTACCTATGCCGAAGCTCTGGGCGCCTATCTTCTGCCGCGCTACCTAGTGGCGCTGCAAAACCGCCTCAAGGACCCGGAGATCGAACAGGCGGAGGCGTTTGAAACGCTCAAGCACTATCTGTCCCTTGCAGGCCTTGGCCCCATCGACCGCGACGGACTTCTGGCGCAGGCAGAGCGGATCTTTCTGGGCCTCTACCCGGACGAAGGCCGCGCGCCCACGCGTGAGACGCTGATGGGCCATATGGAGGCGATGCTCGACAAGGGACGCCTGCCCATCCTTGCAATCGACGAGCAGCTCGTGGCGGAAACCCGTGAAACCATCGCCGACCGGGGTCCGGCGTTGCGGGTGCTGGACCTGCTGGCAGACCGGCCCGCCGCGCGCGCCCTGCCCGACTGGAGCGTCACCGCTGCCATCGGCCCCAGCGCACGCGCCGCCTTTGGCGTCGAGGCGCGGGCAATCGACGGGCTTTTGACCCGCGAAGGATACTACAGCGTGGTTCTGCCCCAGATCGGCCCCCTCTCCGAAGTGGCCGCCGGCGAGGGCTGGGTGCGCGGACCGGGCGGCCAGATCAGCGCCACGCCCAGCGAAATCTCGGTCGATGCAGTTGAGCTTTACTGGCAACAATTCGCGGCGGCCTGGCGCGGGGCGGTTTCGGATATCTCGATTGCGCAGGCCGGAACGCTGAGCGAAGCGGCCGACCTCGTCAGTCTTGTGAGTGCCGAGGCCGATCCGATCGGTCGGCTGGCCGCCTCCATCGCCGAGCAAAGCGATCTCGTCTCGCCACCCGGCGGCGGATTGGTGATGAATGCCGCGTCGCTGCCCTTCGATCTGCTGGCCGCGCCCGATCCCTATGCGCCGCTGCGTCGGGCCTTGAGCCCGCAGGGAGAGGACGATGGTCCGCTGGCCGCCCTGACCCCGATCCTTGACGCGGTCTATACCGAGATCACGCGTCTCGACACGCGCGATCCTTCGGCAGCCGAGGCGCTTGCCTCGGAGACCGCGCTTTCGGACGCAGCACAGGCGCTGGTGGCCGAAGGCCGTCAGATGCCGCAACCGGTCGATGGCTGGGTTGTCAGCCTGGCGGCCCGTGTGACCGACGCCGCCGTCGGTCAGGCGCGGGCCGAAGCCAACCGTCTCTGGCAGGCGCAAGGCGCAGGTCAGTGTCGCCGGTCGGTCGAAGGGCGCTATCCCTTCTTCCGCGCCTCAAGCACCGATGTCACCCTGACCGACTTTACCCAGACCTTCGGACCCTCCGGCCTGTTCGCATCCTTTTTCTCGGAACATCTGGCGGACTTCGTGGATACGACACGCGATCCCTGGCGGTGGCGCGGCGGGCTGGGGCTGGAGGATGCCGATACCACCGCGCTGGCGCAGTTCCAGCGGGCCGATGCCATTCGGAGAGCGTTCTTCCCCGCAGGCTCGGAAACGCCGCGTGTCGAGATCGCTCTCGACCTGATCGAGCTCGATCCGGAGGCGAATGTGGTTCTTGTCGAGATCGGATCGGCCCGAACCGCCCATCGCCGGGAGCTTGCATCCGACGAGGGTCTCTCCTGGCCCCCGGAAGGCGGGGTCGAACGCGCCAGGATCATGCTGCTGCCCGGCGGTCGGGCCAGCGCTTTGTCGGTCAGCGGTCCCTGGGCCCCGTACCGGCTGTTCGAACGCGCGCGTGTGGAACCCGTCTCGGACAACCAATTCAACGCATTTTTCACCGTTGACGGGCGAGCGGTTGCCCTGCGTGTGACGTCCGGCAGCGTGAACAACCCCTTCCGACTAGAGGCTCTGACAGCCTTCCGTTGCCCCGAGCAGTTCTGA
- the tagF gene encoding type VI secretion system-associated protein TagF, translating into MKTDIWRGYFGKMPQRGDFVARGLPRNVENTLDQWLRGAMRASQSALGTGWLDAFLVAPVWRLALPPGIAGPHTVIGVMMPSVDRIGRYFPFIIAAALPPKGPELIDIARFRDFFDAAEDLALSTLGASRVNLPEFDERIDALPLPDWPLPPEDAPRINGPTLWWTADGQAGDTEITGLPAPEHFHAVFMQASAKAAPPAEKETPPPVPAPTPAPERPRMLAIDYAEASLKGTRNAVLGTQTAVNADCQVFSLISGIGDVPGIGAAIRDVVPLLQDISSPFSMNDLLADAKGRLGTMNTMLQVRGSVGGHAFAASTVVLLVQAQRYAILWAGDAQAFLLRQGELTRLTRPHVDPALRNMVTRAVGAAINLSPDSAIGRAEPGDRFILVSPGLLNAIGMHEMGHALNSADQPASVVTQLTQDALIAGAPVDASALAVFLSEQTRQP; encoded by the coding sequence ATGAAGACCGACATCTGGCGCGGCTATTTCGGCAAGATGCCGCAGCGCGGGGATTTCGTGGCACGCGGTCTGCCCCGCAATGTCGAGAACACGCTCGATCAATGGCTGCGTGGCGCGATGCGAGCCAGTCAGTCCGCGCTTGGCACCGGATGGCTCGATGCGTTTCTGGTAGCTCCGGTCTGGCGGCTGGCCTTGCCGCCGGGGATCGCGGGGCCTCACACCGTGATCGGCGTGATGATGCCAAGCGTGGACCGGATCGGTCGCTATTTTCCGTTCATCATCGCCGCGGCCCTACCGCCCAAGGGGCCTGAACTGATCGACATCGCGAGGTTCAGGGACTTCTTCGACGCCGCGGAAGACCTCGCTCTGTCTACCTTGGGGGCCAGCCGGGTGAACCTGCCTGAATTCGACGAGCGCATTGATGCCCTGCCCCTTCCGGACTGGCCCTTGCCGCCCGAAGACGCGCCGCGCATCAATGGCCCGACCCTGTGGTGGACCGCGGATGGCCAGGCGGGCGACACGGAGATCACGGGCCTTCCCGCACCTGAGCATTTCCATGCCGTGTTCATGCAGGCATCTGCCAAAGCGGCGCCCCCCGCAGAGAAGGAAACCCCGCCGCCTGTTCCTGCCCCAACGCCCGCGCCGGAGCGTCCGAGGATGCTGGCGATCGACTATGCAGAGGCGTCATTGAAAGGCACCCGAAATGCCGTTCTGGGCACCCAGACGGCGGTGAACGCGGATTGCCAGGTCTTTAGCCTGATCAGTGGCATCGGCGATGTGCCCGGAATCGGCGCCGCGATCCGTGATGTGGTGCCGCTGCTGCAGGATATATCCAGCCCCTTTTCGATGAACGACCTTCTGGCCGATGCAAAAGGGCGGCTTGGCACGATGAACACGATGTTGCAGGTTCGCGGATCGGTCGGCGGGCATGCCTTTGCCGCATCCACGGTGGTCCTGCTGGTTCAAGCGCAACGCTATGCCATTCTCTGGGCCGGTGACGCGCAGGCCTTTCTGCTGCGGCAAGGGGAGTTGACGCGTCTCACCCGACCGCATGTCGACCCCGCTTTGCGCAACATGGTGACCCGGGCCGTGGGGGCCGCGATCAATCTTTCGCCGGACAGCGCGATCGGACGGGCCGAACCCGGAGACCGATTTATCCTTGTTTCGCCCGGACTTCTGAACGCAATCGGCATGCATGAGATGGGCCATGCGCTGAATTCCGCCGATCAACCCGCGTCGGTTGTGACCCAACTGACTCAGGACGCGCTAATCGCCGGCGCGCCGGTTGACGCATCGGCGCTGGCAGTCTTCTTGTCAGAGCAGACGCGCCAACCATAG
- the hisB gene encoding imidazoleglycerol-phosphate dehydratase HisB: protein MRTSTITRKTAETDITVELQLDGTGTYDNQTGIGFFDHMLDQLARHSLFDLTVRAQGDLHIDDHHTVEDTGIALGQALAQALGDKRGIRRYGACLLPMDDALVRAALDLSARPFLIWNVTLPTPKIGTFDTELVREFFQALSTHGGITLHIDQIHGVNSHHIAEATFKAVARALRDAAEPDPRKGDAIPSTKGAL, encoded by the coding sequence ATGCGCACAAGCACGATCACCCGCAAAACCGCCGAGACCGACATCACTGTCGAGCTGCAGCTCGACGGCACCGGGACATATGACAACCAGACCGGGATCGGTTTTTTCGATCACATGCTGGATCAGCTTGCGCGCCATTCCCTGTTCGACCTGACCGTCCGCGCACAGGGGGACCTGCATATCGATGACCATCACACAGTCGAGGATACCGGCATCGCGCTGGGACAAGCACTGGCTCAGGCATTGGGCGACAAGCGTGGCATCCGGCGATACGGCGCGTGTCTCCTGCCGATGGATGACGCGCTGGTCCGCGCGGCACTGGATCTTTCGGCCCGACCGTTCCTGATCTGGAACGTAACCTTGCCGACACCGAAGATCGGAACCTTCGACACCGAACTTGTGCGCGAGTTTTTTCAGGCGCTCAGCACCCATGGCGGCATCACGCTTCATATTGATCAGATACACGGGGTGAACAGTCACCATATCGCCGAAGCGACGTTCAAAGCCGTGGCGCGCGCGTTGCGCGACGCAGCAGAGCCTGATCCCCGCAAGGGCGATGCGATCCCGTCAACGAAGGGCGCGCTTTAA
- the tssK gene encoding type VI secretion system baseplate subunit TssK: protein MKTDNRVAWTEGMFLRVQHFQQADRWTERLVRDRTEPLAPYPWGLTQIAIDRAALGVGRVALSAIQGMMPDGTPFSAPGLCDLPAPVQLTEGSGAQTVYLALPMRQPGQPEYAGEAAAGARHKREDYEAEDGNADTAFSAPITVGRLSLSLKTEQDEREGFECLPIARVAETRADLSVILEEDMIPPVMTLGASPRLTGYLTELLGLLRHRATAIAQRMGDPSIRGAAEVGDYMMLQALNRATPMIAHLESQAAQLHPEAIYRQLVALAGELATFTADNSLAPDLAPYRHMEPEATFAPVMDELRRSLSAVLDQSATPIPLEERRHGVRVGMIADAALRAKANMVLAARADIPQEQLRRALPNQIKIGPVERISELVNVALPGVPVRPLPVAPRQLPFRASTVYFELDTQDDLWRATSESGAIAIHLASEFPGLEMELWGVRQ, encoded by the coding sequence GTGAAAACCGATAACCGCGTGGCCTGGACCGAAGGCATGTTCCTCAGGGTCCAGCACTTTCAGCAAGCCGACCGCTGGACCGAACGGCTGGTGCGCGACCGTACCGAGCCGCTGGCCCCCTATCCCTGGGGACTGACCCAGATCGCCATCGACCGCGCAGCGCTTGGCGTGGGCCGCGTGGCACTATCTGCGATCCAGGGAATGATGCCCGACGGCACTCCCTTTTCGGCGCCTGGTCTTTGTGACCTGCCCGCGCCCGTACAGCTCACCGAAGGCTCCGGCGCGCAAACCGTCTACCTTGCCCTGCCGATGCGCCAGCCGGGACAGCCTGAATATGCAGGCGAGGCCGCCGCAGGCGCACGCCACAAGCGGGAAGACTATGAGGCAGAGGATGGCAATGCCGACACGGCCTTTTCCGCCCCGATCACAGTGGGCCGCCTGTCGCTTTCGCTCAAAACCGAACAGGATGAGCGTGAAGGCTTTGAATGTCTGCCGATCGCACGGGTGGCCGAAACCCGAGCGGATCTGTCGGTCATTCTCGAAGAGGACATGATCCCGCCGGTAATGACGCTCGGCGCATCGCCCCGTCTGACAGGCTATCTCACCGAACTTCTTGGCCTGCTGCGCCACCGCGCGACGGCCATCGCGCAGCGGATGGGCGACCCGTCGATCCGCGGTGCGGCAGAGGTCGGAGACTACATGATGCTGCAGGCGCTCAACCGCGCCACGCCGATGATCGCGCATCTTGAGTCACAGGCCGCGCAGCTCCACCCCGAGGCGATCTATCGCCAGCTCGTGGCGCTGGCCGGGGAGCTTGCGACCTTCACCGCCGACAACAGCCTCGCCCCCGATCTCGCGCCTTACCGTCACATGGAGCCCGAAGCGACCTTTGCCCCGGTCATGGACGAGTTGCGCCGGTCGCTGTCGGCGGTTCTGGATCAGTCCGCCACCCCCATCCCGCTGGAAGAGCGGCGCCACGGCGTCCGTGTCGGAATGATCGCCGATGCCGCCCTGCGCGCCAAGGCCAACATGGTGCTGGCCGCCCGTGCTGACATCCCGCAAGAGCAGTTGCGCCGCGCGCTGCCCAACCAGATCAAGATCGGCCCGGTCGAGCGGATCTCGGAACTGGTCAACGTGGCCCTGCCTGGCGTGCCCGTCCGCCCCCTGCCCGTGGCGCCCCGACAGCTTCCGTTCCGCGCCTCGACCGTCTATTTCGAACTCGATACCCAGGATGATTTGTGGCGCGCAACCAGCGAAAGCGGCGCCATCGCCATTCATCTCGCCTCGGAATTTCCGGGGCTTGAGATGGAATTGTGGGGAGTTCGGCAATGA
- a CDS encoding CGNR zinc finger domain-containing protein, whose translation MTYSTGHPIKLVGGRLALDFVNTADWTSDGQVCHEKIATTADLEAWLKALEIPVRPVACDVDTLLAFRAEMRDLLLGQGDATVLNAVRDIRIADDFRHPKGGANQPLIPLLAVSALSILMDDREWRRLKICPGERCGWLFIDETKNARRTWCSMQTCGNRAKAARHYARSKAVRDQSGLTSRGDSSTLRQD comes from the coding sequence ATGACCTACTCCACCGGACACCCCATCAAGCTGGTTGGCGGACGACTTGCGCTTGATTTCGTCAATACGGCCGATTGGACGTCGGATGGGCAAGTTTGCCACGAAAAGATCGCGACAACCGCCGATCTTGAGGCCTGGCTAAAGGCGCTTGAGATCCCGGTGCGACCGGTTGCATGCGATGTCGACACGCTGTTGGCCTTCCGGGCCGAGATGCGTGACCTTCTGTTGGGGCAGGGTGATGCAACGGTTCTGAATGCGGTGCGGGACATCCGGATCGCGGACGATTTTCGCCACCCGAAAGGCGGTGCAAACCAGCCGCTTATCCCGTTGTTGGCGGTGTCTGCTCTGTCCATCCTGATGGATGACCGAGAGTGGCGCAGGCTGAAAATATGCCCCGGGGAAAGATGCGGATGGCTTTTTATCGACGAGACAAAGAATGCACGTCGAACATGGTGCAGCATGCAGACATGCGGCAATCGGGCAAAAGCCGCGCGCCACTACGCCCGATCCAAAGCGGTGAGAGATCAAAGCGGTCTTACATCGCGCGGTGACTCCTCGACCCTGAGGCAGGACTAG
- a CDS encoding Lrp/AsnC family transcriptional regulator: protein MTICVFIQIRCKPGTTYKVAEQIALLEIHSELYSTSGDYDLLMKLYIPKNEDVGKYINDHLLVIPDIERSLTTMTFKVF from the coding sequence ATGACAATCTGTGTCTTCATCCAGATCCGATGCAAACCCGGCACGACCTACAAGGTGGCCGAGCAGATCGCGTTGCTCGAGATCCACTCGGAACTCTACTCCACCAGCGGGGACTACGATCTGCTGATGAAACTCTACATTCCGAAGAACGAGGATGTGGGCAAATACATCAACGACCACCTCCTCGTTATACCGGATATCGAAAGATCGCTGACAACGATGACGTTCAAGGTCTTCTGA
- the tssL gene encoding type VI secretion system protein TssL, long form: MSNGSADRQDDETPRIVLPTPGGKRREPQPEAAPAPPPEPAAPDPALSVADILSGFRFETGDLPVMVAQAAPLLNLAHALRQAREGASMGDLRRELTKAARDYEKALATAGILPDQARAAHYVVCATLDDVIRNTSWGAEWSVEGLVSTFHQDVLGGEKVYDLLSHFQKTPRANRDLLLLIYLCLSLGFEGRARVSPRGATELAQVRENLYRTLRTEFDIVERDLSPLWQGEDAVMKPMRRGLIFWLVTGAVLLLLIVLFVIFTLALNRSADATLARLGALPPGEAPSLFVPEPPAPPEPVVEPEPPAEEPNAPAAPPEPPAIEMFIAFLQPEVEEGLVRLYREENAVLVRVANAGAFNPGGAQINAEFVDIFDRIGQALAAEDFEVTVLGHTDNLPISSAPYPSNFHLSTARAAAVRDILLGYVEPQRISIQGVAETQPIATNATPEGREANRRTEILVREVGDRVPPELLSRGGFDPATEDAQ; the protein is encoded by the coding sequence ATGAGCAACGGATCGGCAGACCGTCAGGACGACGAAACCCCGCGCATCGTGCTGCCCACGCCTGGCGGCAAGCGGCGAGAGCCGCAGCCGGAGGCCGCCCCCGCCCCGCCACCGGAGCCCGCAGCGCCCGATCCGGCCCTGTCTGTTGCCGACATCCTGTCGGGTTTTCGCTTCGAGACCGGCGATCTTCCGGTCATGGTCGCCCAGGCCGCCCCCCTTCTGAACCTCGCCCACGCCCTGCGGCAGGCGCGCGAGGGCGCGTCGATGGGCGACTTGCGACGCGAACTGACAAAGGCCGCGCGGGATTACGAAAAGGCACTGGCCACGGCGGGCATCCTGCCCGACCAGGCGCGCGCGGCGCATTATGTTGTCTGTGCCACGCTCGACGACGTGATCCGCAACACGAGCTGGGGCGCCGAATGGTCGGTGGAGGGGCTGGTCTCGACCTTCCATCAGGACGTTCTGGGCGGCGAGAAGGTCTATGACCTGCTGTCGCATTTCCAGAAAACCCCGCGCGCCAACCGCGATCTTCTGCTCCTGATCTATCTCTGCCTCTCGCTGGGTTTCGAGGGTCGCGCCCGCGTCAGCCCGCGTGGTGCCACCGAACTGGCGCAGGTGCGCGAGAACCTTTACCGCACGCTGCGCACCGAGTTTGATATTGTCGAACGGGATCTCTCCCCGCTCTGGCAGGGCGAGGACGCGGTGATGAAGCCAATGCGGCGCGGGCTAATCTTCTGGCTGGTGACGGGTGCCGTGCTCCTTTTGCTGATCGTGCTCTTCGTGATCTTCACGCTGGCGCTCAATCGCTCTGCCGATGCAACACTCGCCCGTCTGGGCGCCCTTCCGCCGGGCGAAGCGCCCTCGCTCTTCGTTCCCGAACCGCCCGCGCCGCCCGAGCCGGTGGTCGAGCCCGAGCCGCCGGCAGAAGAGCCCAACGCCCCCGCCGCCCCGCCGGAACCGCCGGCCATCGAGATGTTCATCGCCTTCCTCCAGCCAGAGGTCGAGGAAGGGCTGGTGCGGCTTTACCGCGAAGAAAACGCTGTTCTTGTGCGGGTCGCCAATGCGGGCGCCTTCAACCCCGGCGGCGCACAGATCAACGCGGAGTTCGTCGATATCTTCGACCGGATCGGACAGGCCCTTGCGGCCGAGGATTTCGAGGTGACAGTGCTGGGCCATACCGACAATCTGCCGATCAGCTCTGCGCCCTATCCGTCGAATTTCCACCTCTCCACCGCCCGCGCCGCCGCCGTGCGGGACATCCTGCTGGGCTATGTGGAGCCACAACGGATCAGCATTCAGGGCGTGGCCGAAACCCAGCCCATCGCCACCAACGCAACACCCGAGGGGCGTGAAGCCAACCGCCGCACCGAGATTCTGGTCCGTGAGGTCGGGGACCGCGTGCCGCCGGAATTGCTGTCGCGCGGCGGCTTTGATCCTGCCACGGAGGATGCGCAATGA